A genomic segment from Gemmatimonadota bacterium encodes:
- a CDS encoding sialidase family protein, with protein sequence MTFVHRSVVLALVVAGCSPADKPQAPTAPAVAMSPVTVESKATSNGATPMFLMTPGGAKVLSWVAAPDSGSEGVLFVRVEAPDGKVTTSGIHDPLGAVEPHGEAPPQLAAGADGSLYALYTVGRDTGGRFAKSALRFSRSTDGGATWSAPQSLNEGEEFGSNNFHSLLAGNDGTVYAAWLSSVDQKSGVWLRVSSDGGKSWNKSKAIHPDPTCPCCRTGLALAPDGTLYSSYRKIFPGDVRDMVVMASHDKGATWSAPVRPRADEWVFPGCPHAGASLKVDATGAVHIAWWTGKAGAAGVWYGVSKDGGATWTATPIDTGATSAPAHVQLALTGATGVVVAWDDGKSKLPRILLRASADGGTTFGKALEMSDARSGAATFPVLAVDRDSLTVAWSQKPDSSYRAELAMREAMKHDKSVKMGMPRVGQQEVLARRIALSALPVAPVSVTQRP encoded by the coding sequence ATGACTTTCGTCCATCGTAGCGTGGTACTGGCCCTCGTGGTCGCCGGCTGTTCGCCTGCCGACAAGCCCCAGGCCCCGACGGCCCCCGCTGTCGCCATGTCTCCGGTGACGGTGGAATCGAAGGCGACCAGCAACGGTGCCACGCCGATGTTTCTGATGACCCCGGGCGGCGCGAAGGTGCTCTCCTGGGTCGCGGCGCCGGATAGCGGGTCGGAAGGGGTGCTCTTCGTGCGGGTCGAGGCTCCCGACGGCAAGGTCACCACGTCGGGCATTCACGATCCACTCGGCGCCGTCGAGCCGCATGGCGAAGCACCGCCGCAACTCGCCGCAGGTGCCGACGGCTCGCTGTACGCGCTCTACACCGTGGGACGGGACACCGGTGGTCGTTTCGCCAAGAGCGCGCTGCGCTTCTCGCGCAGCACCGACGGCGGTGCGACCTGGAGCGCGCCCCAGAGTCTCAACGAGGGCGAAGAGTTCGGGTCGAACAACTTCCATTCGCTGCTGGCTGGCAATGACGGGACCGTGTACGCTGCCTGGCTCAGCAGCGTCGATCAGAAGTCGGGCGTCTGGCTTCGGGTCTCGTCGGATGGCGGGAAGAGCTGGAACAAGTCCAAGGCGATCCACCCCGACCCGACCTGCCCCTGCTGCCGCACCGGTCTGGCGCTGGCTCCCGACGGCACGCTCTACTCCTCTTATCGGAAGATCTTCCCCGGCGACGTGCGCGACATGGTCGTGATGGCGTCGCACGACAAGGGCGCCACCTGGAGTGCACCGGTGCGTCCGCGCGCCGACGAATGGGTCTTCCCGGGCTGTCCGCACGCCGGCGCGTCGCTCAAGGTCGACGCGACGGGCGCAGTGCACATCGCCTGGTGGACCGGCAAGGCCGGAGCGGCCGGGGTCTGGTATGGCGTCTCGAAGGATGGCGGTGCTACCTGGACCGCGACGCCGATTGATACCGGCGCGACCTCGGCACCGGCCCACGTCCAGCTCGCGCTTACCGGGGCAACCGGAGTCGTGGTGGCGTGGGACGATGGCAAGTCGAAGCTCCCCCGGATTCTCCTGCGCGCGTCGGCGGATGGCGGCACGACCTTCGGCAAGGCGCTGGAAATGAGCGACGCTCGCAGCGGTGCGGCGACCTTCCCGGTCCTGGCCGTTGATCGCGACTCGCTCACCGTGGCATGGAGTCAGAAGCCCGATTCGAGTTATCGCGCGGAACTCGCCATGCGCGAGGCGATGAAGCACGACAAGAGTGTGAAAATGGGGATGCCGCGGGTCGGCCAGCAGGAAGTCCTGGCGCGCCGAATTGCGCTGTCGGCCCTGCCGGTGGCCCCCGTTTCCGTGACCCAGCGGCCGTAG
- a CDS encoding class I SAM-dependent methyltransferase — protein MTKRYDKAYFDKWYRDPRHRVGSRTRLLREIGFVVAVAEQLLDRPLRSVLDVGAGEGRWQPLLQELRPGSRYAGVEPSEYAVARWGGRRNVRLGDLDSLDALGLDGPFDLVVCADVLHYLPTPALRRAMHQLAPLVGGLAYLPTFTAEDDIDGDRVGFQRRRAATYRSIHRAANLIPIGLHLYVTRARASELASLERPQ, from the coding sequence ATGACCAAGCGCTACGACAAGGCGTATTTCGACAAGTGGTACCGCGACCCCAGGCATCGCGTGGGGTCGCGGACGCGACTGCTCCGAGAGATCGGCTTCGTCGTCGCCGTGGCGGAGCAGTTGCTTGATCGGCCCCTCCGCTCGGTGCTCGACGTGGGGGCGGGGGAGGGGCGCTGGCAACCGCTGCTGCAGGAACTGCGACCAGGCTCGCGCTATGCCGGTGTCGAGCCCAGTGAATATGCGGTTGCACGCTGGGGTGGGCGGCGCAACGTCCGTCTCGGTGATCTGGATTCGCTCGACGCCCTCGGCCTCGACGGACCGTTCGACCTCGTGGTCTGTGCCGATGTGCTGCACTACCTGCCGACCCCGGCGCTTCGCCGCGCGATGCACCAGCTTGCGCCACTCGTTGGTGGTTTGGCGTACTTGCCGACCTTCACGGCCGAAGACGACATCGACGGCGACCGGGTGGGCTTCCAGCGGCGCCGGGCAGCGACCTACCGGTCGATTCACCGGGCGGCCAATTTGATTCCCATCGGACTACACCTTTACGTCACTCGGGCACGTGCGAGTGAACTCGCCTCTCTGGAGCGGCCGCAATGA
- a CDS encoding DUF2238 domain-containing protein, whose amino-acid sequence MTRDSRRSWWLLGIGTLALVVSRFGAYDPGTWLMEVFPIFLVVPVLIFSARRFPLTPMLYLLILIHAIILMVGGHWTYARVPAGYWVQELFGMVRNPYDRLGHFAQGFVPAIAAREIYRRRIPLPPGKWLFWLVCCTCLAISACYEFIEWWSALAMGNGATDFLGTQGDIWDTQWDMFTALIGSGVAQLTLARLHESQLAALPERPSS is encoded by the coding sequence ATGACTCGCGACTCTCGGCGCTCCTGGTGGCTGCTCGGCATCGGAACTCTGGCCCTGGTGGTGTCACGGTTCGGCGCTTACGACCCCGGCACCTGGCTGATGGAGGTTTTCCCGATCTTCCTCGTGGTGCCGGTACTCATCTTCAGCGCCCGGCGCTTCCCGCTGACCCCGATGCTCTATCTGTTGATCCTGATCCACGCCATCATCCTGATGGTCGGTGGGCACTGGACATACGCGCGGGTGCCGGCCGGATACTGGGTCCAGGAACTGTTCGGGATGGTGCGCAACCCATATGACCGGCTCGGCCATTTCGCCCAAGGCTTCGTGCCCGCCATTGCGGCCCGTGAGATCTACCGGCGGCGCATCCCGCTCCCGCCCGGGAAGTGGCTCTTCTGGCTGGTCTGCTGCACCTGCCTGGCCATCTCGGCGTGCTACGAATTCATCGAGTGGTGGAGCGCACTGGCGATGGGGAACGGCGCGACAGACTTCCTCGGCACGCAGGGCGATATCTGGGATACGCAGTGGGATATGTTCACCGCCCTGATCGGCAGCGGGGTGGCGCAGTTGACCCTCGCCCGGCTCCACGAGAGCCAGCTGGCTGCGCTCCCCGAGCGACCCTCCTCCTGA
- the pyrR gene encoding bifunctional pyr operon transcriptional regulator/uracil phosphoribosyltransferase PyrR: MPITTRLLDAPALGRVLTRMASEIVERTAGHGPVVLVGIQRRGVQLANRLAPMIEAQLDAPIRRGVLDITLYRDDLQAIGQRPVVHQTKLPPHLDGTTVVIVDDVLFTGRTVRAALDEIADFGRPHRVLLAVLVDRGGRELPIAADIIGATVTTTSDDHVKVLVADLDGEDAVDLVRGRST, encoded by the coding sequence ATGCCCATCACGACGCGACTCCTCGACGCCCCCGCCCTGGGGCGGGTGCTCACGCGCATGGCCTCGGAAATTGTCGAGCGCACGGCGGGACATGGTCCGGTGGTCCTGGTGGGGATCCAGCGCCGGGGCGTCCAGCTGGCCAACCGCCTCGCGCCGATGATCGAGGCGCAGCTCGACGCGCCGATCCGGCGGGGCGTGCTCGACATCACCCTTTATCGTGACGACCTGCAGGCCATCGGCCAGCGCCCGGTGGTGCACCAGACCAAGCTCCCTCCCCATCTCGACGGCACCACGGTCGTCATCGTCGACGACGTCCTCTTCACCGGACGCACGGTGCGCGCTGCCCTCGACGAGATCGCCGATTTCGGACGCCCCCATCGCGTACTGCTCGCGGTGCTGGTCGATCGGGGCGGGCGCGAACTGCCGATCGCTGCCGATATCATCGGGGCCACGGTGACCACCACCAGCGATGATCACGTGAAGGTGCTGGTGGCGGATCTCGATGGTGAGGATGCCGTCGACCTGGTGCGCGGAAGGTCCACGTGA
- a CDS encoding aspartate carbamoyltransferase catalytic subunit — MTAVLGKDLVGLEFLSREQITAILDTAEPFKEVSERPIKKVPALRGKTIVNLFFEASTRTRISFEFAEKRLSADTVNVQAVGSSVSKGETLVDTARNLEAMRIDMVVIRHGASGAARFLGDRIRSNVINAGDGKHEHPTQALLDLLTLRDRFGKLEGLKVCIVGDVLHSRVARSNIWGLLKLGAEVAVCGPPTLLPSHVADLGVRVFRRVEEAIEWADALNVLRLQLERMHAGFIPSLREYNRLFGVTTEKLSRAPKDLLILHPGPMNRGVEIDSDVADGAHSVILPQVTNGVAVRMAVLYLLAGGAPDWASAGGDTS, encoded by the coding sequence GTGACCGCGGTGCTCGGCAAGGATCTCGTCGGGCTCGAGTTTCTTTCGCGCGAGCAGATCACCGCGATTCTCGACACGGCGGAACCGTTCAAGGAAGTGTCGGAGCGCCCGATCAAGAAGGTCCCGGCGTTGCGCGGGAAGACGATCGTCAACCTCTTCTTCGAAGCCTCGACCCGCACCCGGATCTCGTTCGAGTTTGCCGAAAAGCGACTCTCCGCCGATACCGTCAACGTTCAGGCCGTCGGCTCGTCGGTGTCCAAGGGCGAGACCCTGGTCGACACCGCGCGCAATCTCGAGGCGATGCGGATCGACATGGTCGTGATCCGTCACGGCGCATCGGGAGCTGCGCGCTTCCTCGGCGATCGCATCCGCTCCAACGTCATCAATGCGGGCGACGGCAAGCACGAGCACCCGACGCAGGCGCTGCTCGACCTGCTCACCCTGCGCGACCGGTTCGGCAAGCTTGAGGGGCTGAAGGTCTGCATCGTCGGTGACGTGCTGCACTCGCGGGTCGCGCGCAGCAACATTTGGGGCCTGCTCAAGCTCGGCGCCGAGGTTGCGGTCTGCGGGCCGCCGACACTGCTGCCGAGTCACGTGGCAGACCTCGGAGTTCGCGTGTTCCGGCGCGTTGAAGAAGCGATCGAGTGGGCCGACGCGCTCAACGTGCTGCGGCTGCAGCTCGAACGGATGCACGCCGGCTTCATCCCGTCGCTCCGGGAGTACAACCGGCTCTTCGGCGTGACCACCGAAAAGTTGTCGCGGGCACCGAAGGATCTCCTGATCCTCCATCCCGGGCCGATGAACCGCGGCGTCGAGATCGATTCCGACGTGGCCGACGGCGCCCATTCCGTGATTCTGCCGCAGGTGACCAATGGCGTCGCCGTGCGGATGGCAGTGCTTTACCTGCTGGCAGGCGGGGCGCCGGATTGGGCGTCCGCTGGAGGCGACACATCGTGA
- a CDS encoding dihydroorotase: protein MSAILFRDGRVIDPSQQLDEVTHLLVQDGKIAAIGRDLGTPDGARVVDATGLVIAPGLIDVHVHLREPGQEDRETIATGAASAVAGGFTGICAMPNTDPVIDNQAAVGFVKARGLEAALARVYPIGCISLGQRGEQLAEFGEMVAAGAVAVSDDGHPVMSSQLMRTAMEYARIFGIPVADHCEDTPLAHGGAMHEGIVSTRLGLKGIPSAAEEIHVARDCILADLTGGHVHLCHMSTRGSVDLIRRAKEKGLPVTAEAAPHHFSLTHERCEGYDTNAKMNPPLREAEDRDAIRAALADGTIDCIATDHAPHHYDAKEREFDDAPNGIIGLETALSIGLRELVQPGLLSLATLIERMSCAPARLWHLDGGSLRRGGVADIVVFDPAATWTVEPSRFRSKSRNTPWGGETLPGVVHWTLVAGRPVYQRAP from the coding sequence GTGAGTGCGATCCTGTTCCGTGATGGCCGCGTGATCGACCCGTCGCAACAGCTCGACGAGGTCACCCACTTGCTGGTCCAGGATGGCAAGATCGCCGCCATTGGCCGCGATCTTGGTACTCCGGATGGCGCGCGTGTCGTGGATGCGACCGGACTTGTCATCGCACCTGGGCTCATTGATGTGCACGTGCATCTTCGCGAGCCGGGGCAGGAGGATCGCGAGACGATTGCGACCGGAGCCGCGAGCGCGGTAGCCGGCGGCTTCACCGGAATCTGCGCAATGCCGAATACCGATCCGGTGATCGACAACCAGGCGGCCGTGGGATTCGTGAAGGCACGCGGGCTCGAGGCGGCGCTCGCGCGGGTCTATCCCATCGGGTGCATCTCGCTCGGGCAACGCGGCGAGCAGCTCGCCGAGTTCGGTGAAATGGTCGCGGCCGGTGCCGTGGCGGTGAGCGACGATGGCCACCCGGTGATGTCGAGCCAGTTGATGCGAACGGCAATGGAGTATGCGCGCATCTTCGGCATTCCGGTGGCCGACCACTGCGAGGACACACCGCTGGCGCACGGCGGCGCGATGCACGAGGGGATCGTGAGCACCCGCCTCGGGCTCAAGGGGATTCCCTCTGCGGCGGAAGAGATTCACGTGGCCCGCGACTGCATTCTCGCGGATCTCACGGGCGGACACGTCCACCTCTGCCACATGAGCACCCGCGGATCGGTCGACCTCATCCGCCGGGCCAAGGAGAAGGGGCTGCCGGTCACCGCCGAAGCGGCGCCGCACCATTTCTCGTTGACCCATGAACGGTGCGAAGGGTACGACACCAATGCCAAGATGAATCCGCCGTTGCGTGAGGCCGAGGATCGTGATGCGATCCGCGCGGCACTCGCCGATGGTACCATCGACTGCATTGCCACAGATCACGCGCCCCATCACTACGATGCCAAGGAGCGCGAGTTCGACGACGCACCCAACGGCATCATCGGGCTCGAGACGGCGCTGTCGATCGGGCTCCGCGAGCTGGTGCAGCCAGGATTGCTTTCGCTCGCGACGCTGATCGAGCGGATGAGCTGTGCCCCGGCCCGCCTCTGGCACCTCGATGGCGGTTCGCTGCGCCGCGGCGGGGTCGCCGACATCGTGGTCTTCGATCCCGCGGCGACCTGGACAGTGGAGCCCAGCCGCTTCCGGTCGAAGTCGCGCAACACCCCGTGGGGAGGGGAAACCCTCCCCGGCGTGGTGCACTGGACACTGGTCGCCGGACGCCCGGTATACCAGCGGGCACCGTGA
- the rpsT gene encoding 30S ribosomal protein S20, which yields MPRIKSAKKRMRQTKARTAHNKAARSELRTAIKKVRTASPDEAEKALQEAASLIDRAGRKNIVHRNTAARTKSRLAKALNAAKAK from the coding sequence GTGCCACGCATCAAGTCCGCCAAGAAGCGCATGCGCCAGACGAAGGCCCGTACCGCCCACAACAAGGCGGCACGCAGCGAGCTTCGCACCGCGATCAAGAAGGTCCGGACCGCTTCCCCCGACGAGGCCGAGAAGGCCCTTCAGGAAGCTGCCTCGCTGATCGATCGCGCCGGGCGGAAGAACATCGTGCACCGCAACACCGCGGCCCGCACCAAGAGCCGGCTTGCGAAGGCGCTGAACGCCGCCAAGGCGAAGTAA
- a CDS encoding site-2 protease family protein has product MLLFALVAHEFAHGWVAHSQGDDTAYNLGRLTLNPIPHIDPFLTLILPIVLWVGSNGAFTFGGAKPVPINPRNFRNYRRGDILTSGAGVVTNAVLAVACTLLIILVGWLHQLSGGLGTSTANAAQRMLTYGVMINCVLAVFNLIPIPPLDGSRLFYHLLPPALGARYRALDRFGFAILLVLMLLGKGLITTLLTPAYWSAEHLLALANPFAVAASADIFQP; this is encoded by the coding sequence ATGCTGCTCTTCGCCCTTGTGGCGCACGAGTTCGCCCACGGCTGGGTTGCCCACTCCCAGGGAGACGACACCGCCTACAATCTGGGGCGGTTGACGCTCAACCCGATTCCCCATATCGACCCCTTCCTGACCCTGATCCTGCCGATCGTGCTCTGGGTCGGGTCCAATGGGGCGTTCACCTTTGGCGGGGCGAAGCCGGTCCCGATCAATCCGCGGAATTTCCGGAACTACCGCCGCGGTGACATCCTGACCTCCGGGGCGGGCGTCGTCACCAATGCCGTGCTGGCAGTGGCCTGCACCCTGTTGATCATCCTGGTGGGCTGGCTCCACCAGCTCAGCGGCGGCCTCGGCACCTCCACGGCCAACGCCGCCCAGCGGATGCTGACCTACGGGGTGATGATCAACTGCGTCCTGGCGGTGTTCAACCTGATCCCGATCCCGCCGCTCGATGGCTCCCGGCTCTTCTACCACCTGCTCCCCCCGGCGCTGGGGGCGCGGTACCGCGCGCTCGACCGGTTCGGGTTCGCGATTCTCCTCGTGCTGATGCTGCTGGGGAAGGGGCTGATTACCACCCTCCTGACCCCCGCGTACTGGAGCGCCGAGCACCTGCTCGCCCTGGCCAACCCCTTCGCGGTGGCTGCTTCCGCCGACATCTTCCAGCCATGA
- a CDS encoding segregation/condensation protein A encodes MSTTLDPLAGELEQGAGFVVALDGFTGPLDLLLHLVREEQIDIADIPVARICDQFLGIIHSLGLNQAADYLELAGRLIRLKAQLLLPRRTDDDEWEDPRAELVRRLLEYQQIKEIALQFSRMAERRALRCARGFLPPPGEAPPPLPLTMDLLDLLVAVERVVMNIPSPVMHSIVTRPLDVESAVTRIEELLAAHEHFDWRDALGPQPTIVVLLSTLLAILELARRGICRVRQDLPFATLVIARELAEPAVATA; translated from the coding sequence ATGAGTACAACGCTTGACCCGCTCGCCGGGGAGCTGGAGCAGGGTGCCGGGTTTGTCGTGGCGCTCGACGGTTTCACCGGGCCTCTGGATCTTCTCCTGCATCTGGTGCGCGAGGAGCAGATCGATATTGCCGATATTCCCGTCGCGCGCATCTGCGACCAGTTCCTCGGCATCATTCATTCGCTCGGGCTGAACCAGGCCGCCGACTATCTCGAACTGGCCGGTCGGCTGATTCGACTCAAGGCGCAACTGCTGCTGCCGCGTCGCACCGACGACGACGAATGGGAAGATCCGCGCGCCGAACTGGTGCGCCGACTGCTCGAGTATCAGCAGATCAAGGAAATTGCGCTGCAGTTCTCGCGGATGGCGGAGCGTCGGGCGCTGCGCTGTGCCCGCGGGTTCCTGCCGCCGCCGGGTGAGGCGCCACCACCACTCCCGCTGACGATGGACCTGCTCGACCTGCTGGTCGCCGTCGAGCGCGTGGTGATGAACATTCCCTCGCCGGTGATGCACAGCATCGTGACGCGTCCACTCGATGTCGAGTCGGCCGTGACGCGAATCGAGGAGCTGCTCGCGGCGCACGAGCATTTCGACTGGCGTGATGCCCTCGGACCTCAGCCCACCATCGTGGTGCTGCTCTCCACCCTGCTTGCCATCCTGGAACTCGCACGTCGTGGCATCTGCCGCGTGCGCCAGGATCTTCCCTTTGCCACGTTGGTGATTGCCCGTGAGCTCGCTGAACCCGCTGTCGCAACTGCTTGA
- the scpB gene encoding SMC-Scp complex subunit ScpB: protein MSSLNPLSQLLEAAFFAANRPLTLDELEGLEPEAAPAEIRTALDELREHYDFGGHSIEVVEIGGGFQILTRPAFAAAVERAHAMQRQPRLSAATLETLATIAYRQPVGRAEIEEIRGVNSGGVLRTLQERGLIEVIGRSEALGRPLLYGTTPLFLELLGINDLADLPRAEELTIALQPHRPEPEPEGDAAGFASVEEG, encoded by the coding sequence GTGAGCTCGCTGAACCCGCTGTCGCAACTGCTTGAGGCTGCGTTCTTCGCGGCCAACCGTCCCCTCACGCTCGATGAGCTGGAGGGGCTGGAGCCCGAGGCCGCCCCGGCAGAAATTCGCACCGCACTCGATGAGTTGCGGGAGCATTACGACTTCGGTGGCCATTCCATCGAGGTCGTCGAGATCGGTGGCGGCTTCCAGATTCTTACCCGGCCGGCGTTCGCCGCCGCCGTGGAACGCGCCCACGCGATGCAGCGCCAGCCGCGACTCTCCGCCGCGACGCTCGAGACCCTCGCGACGATCGCGTACCGCCAGCCCGTCGGGCGCGCGGAGATCGAGGAAATTCGCGGGGTGAACTCCGGCGGCGTGTTGCGCACGCTGCAGGAGCGCGGGCTCATCGAAGTGATCGGCCGAAGCGAAGCGCTCGGTCGTCCGCTGCTCTACGGCACCACGCCACTCTTCCTCGAGTTGCTCGGCATCAACGACCTCGCCGACCTGCCACGCGCCGAAGAGCTCACGATCGCACTGCAGCCGCATCGTCCCGAGCCCGAACCTGAAGGTGATGCTGCCGGATTTGCCTCGGTCGAGGAGGGCTGA
- a CDS encoding pseudouridine synthase, producing the protein MPPMRLQRFLARAGVASRRQAELLITEGKVRVDGKPAELGMSVDPQKARVTIGKKVIKLAERRWIALNKPMGVVTTADDEEGRKTVFDLIKESNGLTYVGRLDVATTGLLLLTTDGEAVHRLTHPKYRVPRSYIALVHGVDTAVLDQRSKEKVVIEGRPVVPSRVRVRPGKDGRSVLEVTLSEGRNRIVRRWVEEMGGKVERLARVSYGPVRLDDLPSGHWRPLTPQEERGIYKAIGMKDEED; encoded by the coding sequence ATGCCCCCGATGCGATTGCAGCGCTTCCTCGCGCGAGCGGGGGTGGCGTCACGTCGGCAGGCGGAACTGCTGATCACCGAAGGAAAGGTCCGGGTCGACGGCAAGCCGGCCGAGCTGGGGATGTCGGTCGATCCCCAGAAGGCGCGCGTCACCATCGGCAAGAAGGTGATCAAGCTGGCGGAGCGTCGCTGGATCGCGCTCAACAAGCCGATGGGTGTCGTCACCACGGCCGATGACGAGGAAGGGCGCAAGACCGTCTTCGACCTGATCAAGGAATCCAACGGTCTCACCTATGTGGGGCGCCTCGACGTGGCGACCACCGGCCTGTTGTTGCTCACGACCGACGGCGAAGCGGTGCATCGCCTCACGCACCCCAAGTACCGGGTACCGCGCAGCTACATCGCACTGGTCCACGGGGTCGACACGGCCGTGCTCGATCAGCGCTCCAAGGAGAAAGTGGTCATCGAGGGGCGCCCCGTCGTCCCCTCGCGCGTACGGGTCCGCCCAGGCAAGGATGGCCGCAGCGTGCTCGAGGTGACACTGAGTGAGGGTCGAAATCGTATCGTGCGACGCTGGGTCGAGGAGATGGGCGGCAAGGTCGAGCGACTGGCCCGCGTCTCGTACGGTCCGGTACGGCTCGACGATCTGCCGAGCGGACACTGGCGTCCGCTCACGCCGCAGGAAGAGCGCGGCATCTACAAGGCGATCGGCATGAAGGACGAGGAGGACTAG
- a CDS encoding MoxR family ATPase, producing MTEVRKRIVGQETMVERLLIGLLTGGHVLLEGVPGLAKTLTVRTLADVLNASFSRIQFTPDLLPADVVGTMIFEQQRQAFTVRHGPIFAQIVLADEVNRAPAKVQSALLEAMQERQVTIGGTSYALPEPFLVLATQNPIENEGTYPLPEAQLDRFLLKIKVGYPDRAEEREVLTRMSASFDSIPVQRLAEPAQVLAARAQIEAIHLDARLADYIVDLVRATREPAAIGLGALTPMIAFGASPRASIALAQCARAHAYLRGRDYVTPADVQALAPDVMRHRIVLTFDAEAEGLDTDAVIAQVLAAVPVP from the coding sequence ATGACCGAGGTTCGCAAGCGAATCGTCGGTCAGGAGACGATGGTGGAGCGGTTGCTGATCGGCCTGCTGACGGGCGGGCATGTCCTGCTCGAAGGTGTGCCGGGGCTCGCCAAGACACTGACGGTGCGGACGCTCGCAGATGTGCTGAACGCGTCATTTTCCCGGATCCAGTTCACGCCCGACCTCCTCCCGGCCGATGTGGTCGGGACGATGATCTTCGAACAGCAGCGTCAGGCATTCACGGTACGCCACGGGCCGATCTTCGCGCAGATCGTGCTCGCCGACGAAGTGAACCGCGCTCCGGCCAAGGTGCAGTCGGCACTGCTTGAGGCGATGCAGGAACGGCAAGTGACCATCGGCGGCACCTCGTATGCGCTGCCCGAACCATTCCTCGTCCTCGCGACCCAGAACCCGATCGAGAACGAAGGGACCTATCCGCTGCCGGAAGCGCAGCTCGATCGTTTCCTGCTGAAGATCAAGGTCGGCTATCCCGATCGTGCCGAGGAGCGCGAAGTCCTCACCCGGATGAGCGCCTCGTTCGACAGCATCCCGGTGCAACGCCTCGCCGAGCCGGCGCAGGTGCTAGCCGCCCGGGCGCAGATCGAGGCGATCCATCTCGATGCCCGACTGGCGGATTACATCGTCGACCTCGTTCGTGCCACACGCGAACCGGCCGCGATCGGCCTCGGCGCGCTCACACCGATGATCGCCTTCGGCGCCTCGCCGCGCGCATCGATCGCCCTGGCGCAGTGCGCGCGTGCCCACGCGTACTTGCGGGGTCGCGACTACGTCACTCCGGCCGATGTGCAGGCGCTGGCCCCGGATGTGATGCGTCACCGCATTGTGCTCACGTTCGACGCCGAGGCCGAGGGCCTCGATACCGACGCGGTCATCGCGCAGGTGCTGGCCGCGGTACCGGTGCCGTGA
- a CDS encoding DUF58 domain-containing protein → MAGILPPALLKQVRTLALRGRRATDAILGGEVRSLFRGTGMEFTDIRPYTEGDDLRLLDWNLLARTGLPYVKLYTETRELTLLLLVDHSPSTGVGDPAPKVERAAEVAALLALVATQQHDRVGLVAFSNTVGPVIPPGRGQRHAFGVVRKLFGLEPSGTGTDLAGALRAAGSLLKRRSLIVIISDFLAPDWETPLRGLAARHEITAVSLEDSRETQLPDGGWVTVAGAERGAPVLFDAGDILARRRAEAAVKRARAKRTASLSAAGVREVVVRTDGEYLPALRAAFSRSARRR, encoded by the coding sequence ATGGCGGGCATTCTTCCCCCCGCGCTGCTGAAGCAGGTCCGCACGCTCGCCCTGCGCGGGCGGCGTGCGACCGATGCGATTCTGGGTGGTGAAGTCCGGTCCCTCTTCCGCGGGACCGGGATGGAGTTCACCGACATCAGGCCATACACCGAGGGCGATGATCTTCGCCTGCTCGACTGGAACCTGCTGGCGCGCACCGGCCTGCCGTATGTCAAGCTTTACACCGAAACCCGCGAACTCACGCTGCTGCTGCTGGTCGACCACTCGCCCTCTACTGGCGTAGGCGATCCGGCGCCGAAGGTCGAGCGCGCCGCAGAAGTAGCCGCCTTGCTGGCGCTGGTCGCGACGCAGCAACATGACCGCGTCGGGCTCGTCGCCTTCTCGAATACCGTCGGACCGGTCATCCCTCCGGGGCGGGGCCAGCGACACGCCTTTGGCGTCGTGCGGAAGCTGTTCGGCCTGGAGCCCTCCGGAACCGGGACCGACCTTGCGGGCGCCCTGCGCGCTGCCGGCTCCCTGCTCAAGCGCCGGTCGCTCATCGTCATCATCTCCGACTTTCTCGCGCCCGACTGGGAGACTCCGTTGCGCGGCCTCGCGGCGCGGCACGAGATCACCGCCGTCTCGCTTGAGGATTCGCGCGAGACCCAGCTCCCCGATGGTGGCTGGGTCACGGTGGCTGGTGCCGAACGCGGCGCACCGGTGCTCTTCGATGCCGGTGACATTCTCGCGCGCCGCCGCGCCGAGGCCGCCGTGAAGCGCGCGCGGGCGAAGCGCACCGCCTCGCTCAGCGCGGCTGGGGTGCGTGAGGTCGTCGTCCGCACCGACGGCGAATACCTCCCTGCGTTGCGGGCCGCCTTCAGTCGCAGCGCGCGACGCCGATGA